One window of Papio anubis isolate 15944 chromosome 10, Panubis1.0, whole genome shotgun sequence genomic DNA carries:
- the ERFE gene encoding erythroferrone, with protein sequence MAPARRPAGARLLLVYAGLLAAAAGLGSPEPGAPSRSRTREEPSPGNELPWGPGESRAGPAARLPEPTAERAHSVDPRDTWMLFIRQSDKGVNGKKRTKGKAKKLKFGLPGPPGPPGPQGPPGPIIPPEALLKEFQLLLKGAVRQRERVEHEPCTCGPAGSVAASLAPVSATAREDDDDAAEDVLALLAAPLAPGPRVPRVEAAFLCRLRRDALVERRALHELGVYYLPDAEGAFRRGSGLNLTSGQYRAPVAGFYALAATLHVALREPPRRGPPRPRDHLRLLICIQSRCQRNTSLEAIMGLENSSELFTISVNGILYLQMGQWASVFLDNASGSSLTVCSGSHFSAVLLGV encoded by the exons ATGGCCCCGGCCCGCCGCCCCGCCGGAGCCCGCCTGCTGCTTGTCTACGCGGGCCTGCTGGCCGCCGCCGCGGGCCTGGGGTCCCCGGAGCCTGGGGCGCCCTCGAGGAGCCGCACCCGCGAGGAGCCGTCACCCGGGAACGAGCTGCCCTGGGGCCCCGGGGAGAGCCGCGCGGGGCCGGCCGCCCGTCTGCCG GAGCCCACTGCTGAGCGTGCACACAGCGTCGACCCCCGGGACACCTGGATGCTTTTCATCAGGCAGAGTGACAAGGGTGTCAACGGCAAGAAGAGGACCAAGGGCAAGGCCAAGAAGCTGAAG TTCGGCTTGCCAGGGCCCCCTGGGCCTCCCGGTCCCCAGGGCCCCCCAGGCCCCATCATCCCACCCGAGGCGCTGCTGAAGGAGTTCCAGCTGCTGCTGAAAG gtgctgtgcggCAGCGGGAGCGCGTGGAGCACGAACCCTGCACGTGCGGCCCCGCCGGGTCCGTCGCTGCGAGCCTAGCCCCAGTCTCAGCCACCGCCAGGGAGGACGACGACGACGCGGCGGAGGACGTGCTGGCACTACTGGCCGCGCCCCTGGCCCCGGGGCCGCGGGTGCCGCGCGTGGAGGCCGCTTTCCTCTGCCGCCTGCGCCGGGACGCGTTGGTGGAGCGGCGCGCGCTGCATGAGCTGGGCGTCTACTACCTG CCCGACGCGGAGGGTGCCTTCCGCCGCGGCTCAGGCCTGAACTTGACCAGCGGCCAGTACAGGGCGCCCGTGGCTGGCTTCTACGCGCTCGCCGCCACGCTGCACGTGG CGCTCAGGGAGCCGCCGAGGAGGGGGCCGCCGCGCCCCCGAGACCACCTGCGCCTGCTCATCTGCATCCAGTCCCGGTGCCAGCGCAACAC CTCCCTGGAGGCCATCATGGGCCTGGAGAACAGCAGTGAGCTCTTCACCATCTCCGTGAATGGCATCCTGTACCTGCAG